One genomic segment of Thunnus albacares chromosome 18, fThuAlb1.1, whole genome shotgun sequence includes these proteins:
- the phyhd1 gene encoding phytanoyl-CoA dioxygenase domain-containing protein 1 isoform X2, which produces MPAITFQLKMQGNADYFITSGDKIRFFFEKGVFDDKGEFIIPKERSLNKVGHALHAYEPLYKKVTHSPRVQSIAKKLGLVNPVILQSMYIFKQPGIGGEVTPHQDATFLYTEPLGRVVGMWIALEDATVNNGCLWFIPGSHNIGITRRMVRTPKGTFPLTDFIGKEQDYDEDKFIATPVKKGGVVLIHGQVVHRSAENTSEDSRHVYAFHMMESQDTHWSPDNWLQPTEELPFPPLYAK; this is translated from the exons ATGCCTGCCATCACGTTTCAATTAAAGATGCAG GGAAATGCTGACTATTTCATCACCAGTGGAGATAAGATCCGCTTTTTCTTTGAGAAAGGAGTTTTTGACGACAAAG GGGAATTCATCATACCAAAAGAACGATCACTCAATAAAGTCGGACATG caCTACATGCTTATGAGCCTTTGTACAAAAAGGTTACACATTCACCCAGAGTTCAG AGCATCGCTAAGAAGCTCGGTCTTGTAAATCCGGTGATACTGCAAAGCATGTATATTTTTAAG CAACCGGGAATTGGTGGGGAAG TGACGCCTCACCAAGACGCCACATTTCTGTACACGGAGCCACTGGGCAGAGTTGTTGGAATGTGGATAGCCCTGGAGGACGCCACTGTTAATAATGGCTGCCTGTGGTTTATCCCGGGGTCACACAACA TCGGTATTACCCGGCGAATGGTGCGTACCCCAAAGGGCACCTTTCCCCTGACAGACTTCATCGGTAAAGAGCAGGACTATGATGAAGATAAGTTTATCGCGACACCGGTTAAAAAAG GCGGCGTCGTCCTGATCCATGGTCAAGTTGTGCATCGCAGTGCTGAAAACACCTCTGAAGACTCCCGCCATGTTTACGCCTTCCACATGATGGAGTCCCAGGACACCCACTGGAGCCCCGACAACTG GCTGCAACCCACTGAAGAGCTCCCTTTCCCGCCTCTCTATGCTAAGTGA
- the dolk gene encoding dolichol kinase, whose translation MQINPVLVESAVVLAVVLCVHMAVWNQHSWCSIALVIQAFYVQHKWDRLLRSGGAVFQFRPAANSGIVPASMVMPLLGLALREKCSASGNVYFERFSMVITITGMMLALFLSLIALGITRPVPTNTCVIAGMAGSAILYTTKQTLTVSEVIEVLEVLLIFVYLSLIVLYLLPRCFTPGEALLIVGGISFIVNQLIKRSLNLAEVKGDPVNYFLPVIVVGSLLLGVFFALLFCFMESETWVSSLFFHMMTAVLGLGILMPWLSLFIGRHPIMWLLDFVTLNDRRLCLLGYWVFLGVVAICVVLHQNYQRQSGSKKHQASTIVRKYFHLIVVATYVPGLIYDRQLLHVASVGCLAVFLFLEYVRYFRIRPVGQLLRQLLTLFLDERDCGPLILTHIYLLLGMSLPIWLFPGPCAPKGILPGAGGLVPYAGVLAVGVGDTVASVFGSTMGEIRWPGTKKTMEGTATSVFAQIIAVAMFLIFDASINLNSTYSWIVGSITLVAMLEAYTSQIDNLLLPLYLFILLLL comes from the coding sequence ATGCAGATCAACCCGGTGCTCGTGGAGTCCGCTGTAGTTTTGGCTGTGGTGCTGTGTGTCCACATGGCGGTTTGGAACCAGCACTCCTGGTGTAGCATAGCCCTCGTCATCCAGGCGTTCTACGTACAGCACAAATGGGACCGTCTGCTCAGGTCAGGGGGCGCGGTGTTCCAGTTCCGTCCTGCAGCAAACAGCGGCATCGTCCCGGCCTCCATGGTGATGCCTTTACTGGGCCTGGCGCTGAGGGAAAAGTGCTCTGCCTCAGGGAATGTCTACTTCGAGCGCTTCTCCATGGTGATCACCATCACAGGCATGATGCTggctctgtttctctccctgATTGCGCTGGGCATCACCAGACCCGTGCCCACAAACACCTGCGTGATCGCAGGCATGGCTGGCAGTGCAATCCTCTACACGACAAAGCAGACGCTGACGGTGTCTGAGGTCATCGAGGTGTTAGAGGTTCTGTTGATCTTCGTCTATCTCAGTCTGATTGTACTTTACTTGCTGCCAAGATGCTTCACACCCGGAGAGGCGCTCCTCATCGTCGGTGGGATCAGTTTCATCGTCAACCAGCTCATCAAGCGCTCTCTGAACCTGGCAGAGGTGAAAGGCGATCCGGTGAACTATTTCCTGCCGGTCATAGTGGTGGGCTCACTGTTGCTGGGCGTTTTCTTTGCCCTGCTCTTCTGCTTCATGGAGTCCGAGACCTGGGTGTCAtcacttttctttcacatgaTGACAGCCGTTCTGGGTCTGGGAATCCTCATGCCGTGGCTCTCTCTGTTCATCGGCCGGCACCCCATCATGTGGCTGTTGGACTTTGTCACGTTAAATGACAGAAGACTCTGTCTGTTGGGGTACTGGGTGTTTCTAGGGGTCGTGGCCATATGTGTTGTGTTACACCAGAACTACCAGCGCCAGTCAGGATCCAAGAAGCACCAGGCCTCGACTATTGTCAGGAAGTACTTCCATCTGATTGTAGTGGCCACGTATGTTCCAGGGCTGATATAcgacagacagctgctccatGTGGCGTCTGTGGGTTGCTTGGCAGTTTTCTTGTTCCTGGAGTATGTGCGGTACTTTCGAATCCGCCCGGTGGGTCAGCTGCTCAGGCAGTTGCTCACCTTGTTTCTGGATGAGCGGGACTGTGGGCCTCTCATCCTGACCCACATCTACCTGCTGCTGGGCATGTCTCTGCCCATTTGGCTGTTCCCTGGTCCCTGCGCCCCTAAGGGGATTCTTCCTGGTGCGGGCGGCCTGGTGCCTTATGCAGGTGTGCTGGCAGTGGGAGTCGGAGACACTGTGGCGTCTGTGTTTGGCAGCACTATGGGGGAGATCCGTTGGCCCGGCACTAAGAAAACAATGGAGGGAACTGCAACTTCTGTGTTCGCCCAGATCATCGCCGTGGCCATGTTTCTTATCTTCGATGCGAGCATCAACCTGAACTCCACCTATTCATGGATTGTTGGCTCCATCACTCTGGTGGCCATGTTGGAGGCCTACACCTCCCAAATAGACAACCTCCTACTCCCACTCTACCTCTTCATCCTGCTGTTGCTTTGA
- the phyhd1 gene encoding phytanoyl-CoA dioxygenase domain-containing protein 1 isoform X1: MDFMTDRDVQKYMDDGYVVLDGLLTSQECDELKQRMTDIVDRMDVPEHCRTTFSTYHDEQLKTQGNADYFITSGDKIRFFFEKGVFDDKGEFIIPKERSLNKVGHALHAYEPLYKKVTHSPRVQSIAKKLGLVNPVILQSMYIFKQPGIGGEVTPHQDATFLYTEPLGRVVGMWIALEDATVNNGCLWFIPGSHNIGITRRMVRTPKGTFPLTDFIGKEQDYDEDKFIATPVKKGGVVLIHGQVVHRSAENTSEDSRHVYAFHMMESQDTHWSPDNWLQPTEELPFPPLYAK, encoded by the exons ATGGATTTCATGACGGATCGTGATGTGCAAAAG TACATGGACGATGGGTACGTGGTTCTGGACGGGCTCCTGACCTCCCAGGAGTGCGATGAACTGAAGCAGAGGATGACGGATATAGTGGACCGGATGGACGTCCCGGAGCACTGCCGCACCACCTTCTCCACCTACCACGACGAGCAGCTCAAAACGCAG GGAAATGCTGACTATTTCATCACCAGTGGAGATAAGATCCGCTTTTTCTTTGAGAAAGGAGTTTTTGACGACAAAG GGGAATTCATCATACCAAAAGAACGATCACTCAATAAAGTCGGACATG caCTACATGCTTATGAGCCTTTGTACAAAAAGGTTACACATTCACCCAGAGTTCAG AGCATCGCTAAGAAGCTCGGTCTTGTAAATCCGGTGATACTGCAAAGCATGTATATTTTTAAG CAACCGGGAATTGGTGGGGAAG TGACGCCTCACCAAGACGCCACATTTCTGTACACGGAGCCACTGGGCAGAGTTGTTGGAATGTGGATAGCCCTGGAGGACGCCACTGTTAATAATGGCTGCCTGTGGTTTATCCCGGGGTCACACAACA TCGGTATTACCCGGCGAATGGTGCGTACCCCAAAGGGCACCTTTCCCCTGACAGACTTCATCGGTAAAGAGCAGGACTATGATGAAGATAAGTTTATCGCGACACCGGTTAAAAAAG GCGGCGTCGTCCTGATCCATGGTCAAGTTGTGCATCGCAGTGCTGAAAACACCTCTGAAGACTCCCGCCATGTTTACGCCTTCCACATGATGGAGTCCCAGGACACCCACTGGAGCCCCGACAACTG GCTGCAACCCACTGAAGAGCTCCCTTTCCCGCCTCTCTATGCTAAGTGA